The sequence below is a genomic window from Tubulanus polymorphus chromosome 1, tnTubPoly1.2, whole genome shotgun sequence.
TTCAGTATTCTCAGGTGAATAAAAATCCGTAACAATTCTTCTAATAACTGAACGCCGTATTTTCACACAATATTCCAGAATAGTTAGGGAAAAATCAGAACGGTTGGCGGCTCTGTATATGTATCCCATTACAACAGTCGACATCTTGaagtataataataattatccaTGGTACTACGTAATGACACATCAAATCTGCATGAATTGCTAGTAAAATTTATTGCAATACACAAACACTGGTACTTATGGTacatttcatcatctttacTCAATCCGAGATTTCCTTCTGGCATATCCAACAAAAATGCCGCTTATTCAGTCATgtcaacttttttcaaaacataTAACACTATTGAGATGCAGCTTTTTGAGCTGCAGCCACTACGCCCTCAGTTGTCAACATCTGATGTTCTTGGAAACGCTGGGATATCCGTTGAGTCATCTTCAGGTATTTTTCCATGCAAGTGACCACGCAATTATtctgaaaaaatgaaagaaaatatagctgcaaaacAGCGATTACGGATTACCTGTCtagttgatttatataccATACGATTAAGTGAACAAAAGTTTAGTCGAAATCAGTGCAAGTAAATAAAAGGAGAATAACAAAGATACAATGTAAACTGCTCAACTACACACCATTGCTGAACCATCCCTGAAAGGAGTTTATAAAGATTTCCGCCCTTGGTGGTGACAATTGGACCTATTTGGTGGTACCTTGGCCGTCTTATATATTCCGATGTCATATTAAATcgcgacaaaaaaattagGTAAGGTATGGTTTGAGATTTAATGCGATTAGAGGGAATGGGAATTTTTAGAAACGAAAGCTAATTGTTAAGCCAGGTACATTTTCAATCCATACTGGCGtctctaaaaatctaataaagGACCAGTCCAGTCAACTACATTTTACTTTTAcccctgtgaagctggctcccggttcccggttcggctcccgattcaaaaccATTTGAATCAGGAGACGAACCGGGAGCCAGCTActggttcccggttcccgattcaaaaccattttgaatcgggagctgaaccGGGAACTGGGAACCGGtagccggctactggttcggctcccgattcaaaatgtgaagctggctacttaTTTGATTCGACTCTATTGCAGACAGCAGGTGAACATAATTGCGTAACTATGTCTGCTGAAATGCAACCTTGACCTCGGCCACCAGGCTAATCGAGACGTCTGAATTAACACCATGCGTGTGACGATTtcctcccgattcaaaatcattttcaatcgggagccgaatcgggaaccgggagccggctactggttcggCTCCCGGTATTAACTTTGTAGCGCGTAATCTCCGTTCGTGTGGCTTCGATTACACGTTGAGTGGTATGGATTGAAAGAGGATGGCCTGATCTGTGTTTACGAATCAATTTCGTGCCGATACGATAAAGTTTAGGTAGACTTTTGTACCATTAAAGTTTGGACTTTCCGCGTGACGTCATTGCGAGCGATgatcaaaacaaacatttgCGCGATGTGAGCGTCAGCTGTTGCTCGTTGACTACAAAGACGCCGGTGAcctaatttcattttgtctGCCTACAGAGACGCGGATGACCTCAATTCTGGGGAATGTAATAGTGGAGAATACTGCGATGTGAGCATCATCGGTCTGATACGAGAAAGATTGTACTGCATGGTTTGTTATATGTTGCTAGTTTTTCACACAGCCAATTGCATTACtgccctgggcccggtttaggtgataattctaattgaaaatttaattcGGGTTAGTTaattggtttacctttgtcagcgatatgaagttggctattaaaatgtgtaatgaaataaatatcttcATTACAGGCATTGTcaacatatttgaaaatcatttgcaatagggaaccgggagccggctactggttcccGGCTcccaattcaaaatcattttcaatcgggagccgaatcgggaaccgggagccagctACTGGTTCGGCTCccaattcaaaatgtgaagctggctacttaTTCGATTCGACTCTATTGCGGACATGTAAATGTTATGATTGCGTAACTATGGTGTCTGCTCTTAAGTGCAAGCCGCAACCTTGACCAACAGTTGAGACGAGGCCAATCGAGACGTCTAAACACATCGCGCAACCATGTCTGCTGGCCGCGAGCGTTGCCCGGAGCGTTGACTTGCACTTTGACTCTTCTTTCATTCATTGAatgttttgtgaaataagcgAAATCCTCAGAAATTTCTTTCTTATTAAAAactgctactgctgctactACGTCATCATTCCGATATGAATGTATGAAGCTACGAGATAGATTGTATGCGTGACTTGTGATATGTAGTTTTTCCCACAGCCAATTGGGTCAAtgccctgggcccggtttagGTGATAATTGGAATGAGAAATGCTTAATTCGGGTTAGCTAATTCGATGATTAAATCTCTTTCACAAACGCTAATTAGGGAAAAGTGAATTAATTGTAATCATCTCCGAAGTTAATTCCAAATTAATTAGTGCATTAATCCTATACGATGAAGAAACTATCATTAATAAAATGACCAGCCCCGTCGCTAATTATGCACCGGAATGAGGGGGAGCTTAACTTCCCGTTCGTGAAACCCGAAACCCGACCCTGGTGAAAATGCGATCAACAAGATCAAAAATGTGACATGTCAAATAAACAGGCGTTCGAACGAGACGTCCGCCCACTGTCCAAATCACCTCTTTTATCCTATAGTCGCCTATCTTTTGTTAAGTATTATATTTTCCGTAAATATTATAACACACTAGAAAACGAAAATATGTGGATAATTTGGAAGAAATGGTTGTAGTGTAGGTAAATCTATTCATATGTATTCTAATCCAATGGTTACTGTGGTTGCATAGCAACTATGAAACTACTGAAATCGGCACACGCAGACGTCTCGATTAGCCTAGTGACCGAGGTCAGGTTAGCTATCGCTTATCTCAGGCAAGACATGGTTACGTATATAGCACCCCGATATTCAGCGCTAAAAAGGGAGCTAGGGAACTAGATCTGAGGTAGAGCACAAGCGAGGTACCTTAAAATGAAAGTAGAAACAGTTCCAATATAATATCCGTAAAAcgacatttatttttcagatcagGAAGCAGAATgtgtataatatgatatgtgattataataatatatgatAGTGATTATGAtaagtaataatattaaaatggagTAAGGCCTAAAATTAAGAATGATCAGCTTTAGAATTATATACAACCGGTTGGTTTCACATTTCAGACTATTCTTATACGTTTTCGAAATATCTATAGACAAATATAACCCGTGCACGGTTAGTACCACTAAATTTCTTAGACTTAAACTGACAAACGTTAATGTCCGAGTAGTACCtagttaaatctatttcacaGGACACTTCGTGATAGTGATCAGAGATATCCATTTCTAGCTGACGAATGctaaatataaaaagtctCAGAATTGATAACTCTTTAATTACGATTTACACTAATGGACGAATATTGATAGTAATCTTAACTAATAATCACGGACCGGTGACTCGGCAGTTAAAGCCAGTCAGGTCATAAAAGATTCAGATTCTCAAGAGATAACAGAATTATTCCGTAATACTAGCGGACAAGTGCTGAGTATACTGCTATCTAATTTGTAACATTTTGATTAGAAATTCAACATAAAGACCAATTTCAATCTAACTCcaaatgaaatacaataataaaatcATGTTTATAAAAATAGCTAGCTGACAAAGGCTAGGAAAGAATAGACAAAAATatagtaatattgataatagatGTGTACTGTATAGGAATGTTGTTGATTAATCTTGTACGGCATGTAGATCTATAAGGTTTGAGCTATATACACATTCAAATACTCtaaaagaaaaatacaaaatttccTACCTTAAAATGAAAGTAGAAACAGTTCCAATATAATATCCGTAAAAcgacatttatttttcagatcagGAAGCAGAATGTATTGCCTTCCTGTCTGTTActcattttatatattttgttataatGAGGGCGGACCAAGGCTGATGATTGATCCCTCAGAGAAATACCCAATAAATTGACCCTTGACACAGCCAAAATCTCACACCTGGCAGGTTGGCACCTTAATGAGTTAATCAATGAAATAGCTTTTTGGCAGGCAAACAGTGAGATAATCACCTGAGTAGGCAGCTGTCCAGCAGCTCGCCCAAAATCACTATCAACACCAAAGTGGgtctaattttatttttcgcaGGATGTTTGTACAAAGTTAACAACCTAGCTAATGGGTTGTTATTGTTATGACAACTAAGAGTAGGCTCTTGTAACCATGCAGACAACACAGAAACTATGATGATTTCAAGTCAAAATCGAAGTATTTAgaagaaaaaactatttttcgAATATTAACTAGAAATTCAGAATAATCATGATATTACGATCCGAGGGATACCAAATAAGCCTGGGTAccttgactacaaaataaaacattaaaaaggTGGCTTTAGGGGTTAAACTACTATACGTAAATACGTCTGGACTGAGGAATATCGTATACTCGCGCCATCTAGCGAATAAAGAACCTGGAACAAATGAAATGTCCGGCTGTCAAAAGGTAATAGAGATGTTACGAGAGGTCATCGGTTGGTTTTTCGATGTATTTGATGATGTGCTGTAACTAAAACCATAGCGCCGAATTGATTTAGGGTgttttagtttaaaaaaagaagcCGATTTAGTCGAATCGGAACAGTTTTCCAACTAATTACTACCAACGGAATTCCTTTGTATCACGAGTACATAATTTCTAAATTGTTGATATATCTCAAATATCGTTGATGAGTCATATATAATGAAGGTCGAAGGTTAAGAGGGTCGATTTATTGGAACTTTAAAGGCATAGTTATATAATTtctggaatgaaaaaaatcaaagtttGGAACTTAAACATAGTGAACTTGGATTTTAAAAAGGAATCATCAGCATGTCTCCTTTACAATGAAGGATTCAATCCGATGTTGATTCTACTTGCTTAAAGGGTACATGTGCAGTTAATAGAATATCATGTCATACTTTTTCTATGAAGTAATATGTTCACAAGTTATAATATGCTACTGATTATCATGAAATACACTAATAAATCGGCAATTTCAGCAGG
It includes:
- the LOC141915452 gene encoding mitochondrial import inner membrane translocase subunit Tim9-like, yielding MDQQTQDLVKQFREFLVTYNRLSEMCFADCIHDFTSRKIADSENNCVVTCMEKYLKMTQRISQRFQEHQMLTTEGVVAAAQKAASQ